From Coffea arabica cultivar ET-39 chromosome 2e, Coffea Arabica ET-39 HiFi, whole genome shotgun sequence, the proteins below share one genomic window:
- the LOC113733016 gene encoding pleiotropic drug resistance protein 3-like produces MAELVGRDDVESLGIELSELGRSLRESFHTCNASFRSISALSNGKDDEPDEELALQWAAIDKLPTFKRMKSPVFDEDSGNEADTKRRRVIDVTKLGALERHLFIEKLIRHVEHDNFKLLQKIRKRIDRVGVQLPTVEVRYSNLHVAAEFEVVSGKPLPTLWNSFKSMFSDLARVAGLKSQVSKICILSDVSGIIKPGRMTLLLGPPGCGKTSFLKALSGNLDKSLQVTGEITYNGYKFSEFVPQKTSAYISQYDIHIPEMTVRETLDFSARCQGVGSRAAIMCELSRREIKAGILPDPDIDTYMKAISVEGQDTTLQTDNILKILGLDICDNTFVGDAMRRGISGGQKKRLTTGEMIVGPTRALFMDEISNGLDSSTTYQIVSCLQQLAHITDATILMSLLQPAPETFDLFDDIILMSEGKVVYHGPRNNILEFFESCGFTCPERKGVADFLQEIISRKDQAQYWYRSEETYLYHSVDMLSRKFNESCYGKKLERPFMKCMDCKNAIILSRFSVPKWELFRACMWREFLLMKRNAFVYVFKSVQLLIVASITMTVFLRTRMGADVLHANYYLGALFFALIMLLVNGNPELPMTVARLGIFYKQRDLYLYPAWAYAIPSAILKVPISLLEAVVWTSLTYYVIGYSPEVGRFFRQLILLFSIHLTSISMFRFIASVCQTVVASTAVASLSISFVLLFSGFIINRPSMPIWLKWGFWVSPLTYGEIGLALNEFLAPRWQKMLPSNATIGQETLESRGLSFDGHLFWISVGALFGFTLFFNIGFMLALTFLKPPGFRTIISSEKLSQIRGDKDSTIVGTPQNLRNSIGPYEAPGKMVLPFEPLTVVFQDLQYYIDTPVEVKEHGFSRKKLQLLCDITGAFRPGVLTALMGVTGAGKTTLLDVLAGRKTSGLVKGDIRIGGFPKVQKTFARISGYCEQTDIHSPQITVEESVIFSAWLRLHPQIDSVTKSGFVKEVLETIELDQIKDSLVGIPGVSGLSTEQRKRLTIAVELVANPSVIFMDEPTTGLDARSAAIVIRAVKNVADTGRTIVCTIHQPSIDIFEAFDELILLKSGGRMIYSGPLGRQSSKVIEYFEEISGVPKIRNNYNPATWMLEVTSTSSEAEIGVDFAQIYQNSTLYEDTRELVKRLSIPPPGSKALDFPTRFSLSGWGQFKACLWKQFWSYWRSPSYNLVRLLLMLIQSLLFGILFWDQGKKLNDQQSVFNILGSMFSAVIFCGINNSSSALPYVSKERTVLYRERFAGMYSSWACALAQVTIEIPYIFAQAIIYTIITYPMIGYYWSIYKVFWYFYSMFCTWLYFSYLGMLMVSITPSLPLASILLSTSNTLLNLFAGFLVPRPQIPKWWIWCYYLIPTSWTLNGLLTSQYGDVDRQIEVFGETKTVAEFLRDYFGFHHNQLPIVGVVLILYPITFAAFFACCIRKLNFQKR; encoded by the exons atggcTGAGTTAGTAGGAAGAGATGATGTAGAATCGTTAGGAATTGAGTTGTCAGAGTTGGGAAGGAGCTTAAGAGAATCATTTCATACTTGTAATGCGAGTTTCAGAAGCATTTCAGCCTTAAGTAATGGAAAGGATGATGAACCTGATGAAGAACTTGCATTGCAGTGGGCTGCTATTGATAAACTGCCTACTTTCAAACGGATGAAATCACCTGTGTTTGATGAGGATAGCGGCAATGAAGCTGATACTAAAAGAAGACGGGTAATTGATGTCACTAAGCTTGGTGCACTGGAGAGGCATTTGTTCATTGAGAAGCTCATTAGGCATGTTGAGCATGACAACTTTAAACTGTTGCAGAAAATCAGGAAGAGAATTGACAG AGTTGGCGTGCAATTGCCTACAGTGGAAGTAAGGTACAGCAATCTCCATGTAGCAGCAGAATTTGAAGTTGTTTCAGGAAAGCCGCTTCCAACACTTTGGAATTCTTTCAAAAGCATGTTTTCA GATCTTGCAAGGGTTGCTGGTTTAAAGTCACAAGTATCGAAGATCTGTATCCTTAGTGATGTTAGTGGTATCATTAAGCCAGGAAG AATGACTCTTCTATTAGGTCCTCCAGGATGCGGGAAGACATCATTCTTGAAAGCACTTTCAGGAAATCTTGACAAATCTCTCCAG GTTACGGGAGAGATAACTTACAATGGATACAAATTCTCAGAATTTGTACCCCAGAAAACCTCTGCTTACATAAGCCAATATGATATTCACATTCCAGAAATGACTGTTAGGGAAACACTAGATTTTTCAGCTCGTTGTCAGGGTGTTGGGAGTAGAGCAG CTATAATGTGTGAGCTCAGTCGAAGGGAGATAAAGGCAGGAATTCTCCCAGATCCAGATATAGACACTTACATGAAG GCAATTTCTGTTGAAGGGCAAGATACAACTCTCCAAACAGATAATATTCTGAAA ATACTTGGACTTGACATATGCGACAATACATTTGTTGGAGACGCCATGAGGAGAGGTATCTCTGGTGGCCAAAAGAAAAGGTTGACAACAG GGGAGATGATTGTTGGCCCTACAAGAGCTTTATTTATGGATGAAATTTCTAATGGACTGGATAGTTCAACCACATATCAGATAGTGTCTTGCCTTCAGCAGCTTGCACATATAACAGATGCCACTATACTCATGTCACTTCTTCAGCCAGCACCAGAAACATTTGACTTGTTTGACGACATCATCTTGATGTCTGAGGGAAAGGTTGTGTATCATGGACCACGAAATAATATTCTCGAATTTTTTGAGAGTTGTGGATTTACATGTCCTGAAAGAAAAGGAGTTGCTGATTTCCTACAGGAG ATTATCTCGAGAAAAGATCAAGCACAGTACTGGTATCGAAGTGAAGAAACATATCTTTACCATTCTGTTGATATGTTATCAAGGAAATTTAATGAATCTTGTTATGGAAAGAAGCTTGAAAGGCCATTCATGAAGTGCATGGACTGCAAAAATGCTATCATCTTGAGCAGGTTTTCGGTTCCTAAGTGGGAACTCTTCAGAGCTTGTATGTGGAGAGAGTTTCTTCTCATGAAAAGAAATGCTTTTGTTTATGTTTTCAAATCGGTTCAG CTCCTTATTGTTGCTTCCATTACTATGACCGTATTTCTACGAACACGGATGGGTGCTGATGTTCTCCACGCAAATTATTACCTGGGAGCTCTCTTTTTTGCTCTCATCATGCTTCTAGTTAATGGAAATCCAGAGCTGCCAATGACTGTTGCAAGACTGGGAATCTTTTATAAACAGCGAGACTTGTACTTGTACCCGGCTTGGGCATATGCAATCCCATCTGCTATTCTAAAGGTTCCTATCTCTTTGCTGGAAGCTGTGGTATGGACTTCTTTAACTTACTATGTCATTGGATATAGCCCTGAGGTTGGGAG GTTCTTCCGCCAACTGATTTTACTATTTTCCATTCACCTGACATCAATATCCATGTTCCGTTTTATTGCATCTGTCTGCCAAACCGTGGTTGCTTCTACAGCAGTTGCTAGCTTATCGATATCATTTGTCCTGCTGTTTAGCGGCTTCATAATCAATAGGC CCTCTATGCCAATTTGGTTGAAATGGGGATTTTGGGTGTCTCCATTAACATATGGTGAGATTGGCCTTGCTTTGAATGAATTTCTTGCCCCACGGTGGCAGAAG ATGCTTCCTTCAAACGCAACAATAGGACAAGAAACACTTGAAAGCCGCGGGTTGAGCTTTGATGGTCACTTGTTTTGGATTTCAGTTGGGGCTCTATTTGGGTTTACATTGTTCTTCAACATCGGTTTCATGTTAGCCTTAACTTTCTTAAAAC CCCCCGGCTTTCGCACTATTATTTCGAGTGAAAAGCTTTCTCAAATACGAGGTGACAAAGACTCCACCATAGTAGGAACTCCACAAAATTTGAGAAACTCCATTGGACCTTATGAAG CCCCTG GCAAAATGGTTTTGCCTTTTGAACCATTGACTGTAGTCTTTCAAGATCTGCAGTACTACATTGACACTCCAGTG GAAGTAAAGGAGCATGGATTTAGCAGGAAAAAGCTCCAACTTCTTTGTGACATTACGGGCGCATTCAGACCCGGTGTTCTTACAGCACTTATGGGTGTAACTGGAGCTGGAAAAACAACTCTTCTAGATGTCCTTGCAGGTAGAAAAACAAGTGGTCTTGTCAAAGGAGACATAAGAATTGGAGGTTTTCCCAAAGTTCAAAAGACATTTGCTCGGATATCGGGTTACTGTGAGCAAACAGACATTCATTCTCCACAAATTACTGTTGAAGAGTCAGTTATTTTTTCTGCTTGGCTGCGTCTTCATCCTCAGATTGATTCAGTGACTAAATCT GGCTTTGTGAAGGAGGTCTTAGAAACTATTGAGCTTGATCAAATAAAAGATTCTCTTGTGGGCATTCCAGGCGTTAGTGGCTTGTCAACTGAGCAGCGTAAGCGACTTACAATTGCCGTTGAGCTGGTTGCTAACCCCTCTGTTATATTCATGGATGAACCTACCACTGGATTGGATGCAAGATCTGCTGCAATTGTCATACGGGCTGTAAAGAATGTGGCTGATACAGGAAGAACAATTGTTTGCACTATCCACCAACCAAGCATCGATATATTTGAAGCATTCGATGAG TTGATTCTCTTGAAATCAGGAGGGCGCATGATATACTCTGGACCACTGGGGAGACAATCCAGTAAAGTTATAGAATATTTTGAG GAGATCTCAGGTGTGCCAAAGATTAGAAACAACTATAATCCAGCTACATGGATGTTAGAGGTCACTTCTACATCTTCTGAGGCTGAAATTGGTGTAGACTTTGCTCAAATTTATCAGAATTCTACTTTGTACGA GGATACTAGAGAACTTGTGAAGCGACTGAGCATTCCACCTCCTGGTTCAAAAGCTTTGGATTTTCCAACTCGTTTTTCATTGAGTGGATGGGGACAGTTTAAGGCTTGCCTCTGGAAGCAATTTTGGTCCTACTGGAGAAGTCCCTCGTACAATTTAGTCCGATTGCTGCTAATGCTTATACAATCTCTGCTTTTTGGCATCCTGTTCTGGGATCAAGGGAAGAAGCT aaatGATCAGCAGAGCGTATTCAATATTCTTGGTTCGATGTTCAGCGCTGTAATCTTCTGTGGTATAAACAATTCCTCTTCAGCTCTGCCATATGTCAGCAAAGAGCGCACCGTCCTCTACCGAGAAAGATTTGCGGGAATGTATTCTTCATGGGCTTGTGCACTTGCGCAG GTTACTATCGAGATTCCCTACATCTTTGCCCAAGCAATTATATACACAATCATCACATATCCAATGATTGGATATTATTGGTCAATTTATAAGGTTTTCTGGTACTTCTACTCGATGTTTTGTACGTGGCTATACTTCAGTTATCTAGGCATGCTGATGGTTTCAATCACACCAAGCTTGCCATTGGCTTCAATTTTGCTGTCAACTTCTAATACGTTGCTCAACCTTTTTGCCGGGTTCCTTGTTCCTCGACCG CAAATCCCAAAGTGGTGGATTTGGTGCTATTACTTAATCCCAACATCTTGGACTCTCAATGGTTTGCTTACTTCACAATATGGGGATGTTGACAGGCAAATTGAGGTGTTTGGAGAAACTAAAACGGTAGCAGAGTTTTTGAGAGATTACTTTGGATTTCATCACAATCAACTACCCATAGTTGGTGTTGTGTTGATTTTGTACCCCATTACTTTTGCTGCCTTCTTTGCTTGCTGTATTAGGAAGTTAAATTTCCAGAAGAGGTAA